A portion of the Fibrobacterota bacterium genome contains these proteins:
- a CDS encoding class I SAM-dependent methyltransferase, giving the protein MDSKPVSDLNSEVRKHWENRSCGTWEEIVGDAPEKSLEWFQRVENHRYSVEPCIHAVAQFTRHHGKKILEIGVGAGTDHLQWARAGAICHGVDLTDAAIANARAHLGHYGFESDLRRIDAESLPFPDASFDLVYSWGVIHHSEKPERIIAEIRRVLKPKGMFVGMLYRRRSLVTLRSWIKHALLRGRPWRSFRDVLWNHMESLGTKAYTEAEIVKMFSSFEDFQSLPYLTVYDTEKLPQVLSRFFPDTWGWFIGIRAWKH; this is encoded by the coding sequence ATGGACTCAAAGCCGGTATCCGACCTGAATTCCGAAGTTCGCAAGCATTGGGAAAACCGTTCCTGCGGCACTTGGGAGGAAATCGTGGGCGATGCCCCGGAAAAATCCCTGGAATGGTTCCAGCGCGTGGAAAACCACCGTTACTCGGTGGAACCGTGCATCCACGCCGTCGCCCAGTTCACGCGCCATCATGGCAAGAAGATATTGGAAATCGGCGTGGGCGCGGGCACGGATCACCTGCAGTGGGCGCGCGCGGGCGCGATCTGCCATGGGGTCGATCTGACCGACGCCGCCATCGCCAATGCGCGAGCCCATTTGGGCCATTACGGCTTCGAATCGGACCTGCGCCGCATCGATGCGGAATCCTTGCCTTTCCCCGACGCCTCCTTCGATCTCGTTTATTCTTGGGGAGTGATCCACCATTCCGAAAAGCCCGAGCGCATCATAGCCGAGATCCGACGCGTTCTCAAGCCCAAAGGCATGTTCGTAGGCATGCTGTACCGTCGGCGATCCCTTGTCACGTTGCGCAGTTGGATCAAGCATGCGTTGCTGCGCGGCCGCCCGTGGCGATCGTTTCGGGACGTGCTTTGGAACCATATGGAAAGCTTGGGCACCAAGGCCTATACCGAGGCCGAAATCGTGAAGATGTTTTCGTCATTCGAAGATTTCCAGTCCCTTCCCTACCTGACGGTATATGACACGGAAAAATTACCCCAGGTTCTGAGCCGGTTCTTCCCTGATACCTGGGGTTGGTTCATCGGCATTCGCGCCTGGAAGCACTGA
- a CDS encoding alginate lyase family protein: MRLKPGRYWRKLRELGPRQAVRRARDKAEERLTAAWRRTRARLAPAYATVPPAWLSAGLQPLLRGPVPADARPDTEAVLRLAAAAAAHRFDLLGSGPVVVGPPPPGVQVSPPNRAESARLRALISTGYRPIDWHADFKSGHRWPADGWHADLNYGSTPGADIKVPWELSRMQHLAALAWASGEARAGKEGFSASEDYAREFRDQILDFLSACPPGFGAAWGCTMDVGIRIANWLFAWELFRAQGAVFDSLFEDAFARGTYEHARHIVRNLEWGPGLRGNHYLADIAGLCVAACHLPPAIESDAWLGFAVRELIAEARIQFLPDGANFEASTCYHRLSAEMLAYATAAFLALPDGRREAALAAPAAHRRHHPGFFAYRELPGYPWAGSSRQPFPPWYFERLERAAEFTLDITRPDGRVPQIGDNDSGRFLKLYPQPDPAGGSEDFLDHRHLVAAIDGFFGRADFAAYAGRAASETALVGGILGGRRFPSYRGHPLTGSNATALSPRAYPDFGLYVLRRGPAWLCFRCGPIGQLGSGGHAHNDQLSFELAVGGRVFLEDRGSYLYTADWDARNRFRSTAWHSTLAVAGREQDPWENTRPGLFMLINRSRAALLFLEPDRVAGRHAGFGTPHERTLSLGEGRLDGTDVCALPGREVRFHFRPGVSLTLRADGSGVDAESGGVRIAVRADPGPWSLAASETSPAYGEKAPAQVAVLAPAGESPVKWYIEWLP; encoded by the coding sequence ATGCGCCTGAAACCCGGCCGGTATTGGCGTAAGCTGCGCGAGCTGGGCCCGCGCCAAGCGGTTCGACGCGCCCGCGACAAGGCGGAAGAGCGCCTGACCGCCGCTTGGCGCCGGACCCGCGCCCGACTCGCTCCGGCCTATGCGACCGTCCCGCCCGCCTGGCTGTCGGCGGGATTGCAGCCCTTGCTACGCGGCCCCGTGCCCGCCGATGCGCGGCCCGATACCGAAGCCGTCCTCCGCCTGGCCGCTGCGGCTGCGGCGCACCGCTTCGACCTGCTCGGTTCGGGGCCCGTGGTGGTAGGCCCTCCGCCGCCCGGGGTCCAGGTATCCCCGCCCAACCGCGCCGAGTCCGCCCGCCTGCGCGCCTTGATTTCCACGGGATACCGGCCCATCGATTGGCATGCCGATTTCAAGTCGGGCCATCGCTGGCCGGCCGATGGTTGGCATGCCGATCTCAATTATGGATCCACCCCCGGGGCCGACATCAAGGTACCGTGGGAATTGTCGCGCATGCAGCATCTGGCCGCGCTGGCCTGGGCCAGCGGCGAGGCGCGCGCGGGAAAGGAAGGCTTTTCCGCCTCGGAGGACTATGCGCGGGAATTCCGCGACCAGATCCTGGATTTCCTATCCGCCTGCCCTCCCGGATTCGGCGCCGCCTGGGGCTGCACCATGGACGTGGGCATCCGCATCGCCAATTGGCTTTTCGCCTGGGAGCTGTTCCGCGCCCAAGGAGCGGTGTTCGATTCCCTTTTCGAAGACGCCTTCGCCCGCGGGACGTACGAGCATGCGCGGCACATCGTGCGCAACCTGGAGTGGGGCCCGGGCCTGCGCGGCAACCATTACCTGGCCGATATCGCGGGTCTGTGCGTGGCGGCCTGCCATCTCCCGCCGGCCATCGAGAGCGATGCCTGGCTCGGCTTCGCGGTGCGCGAGCTGATCGCCGAGGCCCGCATCCAGTTCCTGCCCGACGGGGCCAACTTCGAGGCCTCGACGTGCTATCATCGCCTTTCGGCGGAAATGCTGGCCTACGCCACCGCCGCCTTCTTGGCCCTCCCCGATGGGCGCCGCGAGGCCGCGCTGGCCGCTCCCGCCGCCCATCGCAGGCATCATCCCGGATTCTTCGCCTACAGGGAACTTCCCGGTTACCCCTGGGCCGGTTCCTCGCGGCAACCCTTCCCGCCCTGGTACTTCGAGCGTCTGGAGCGGGCCGCCGAATTCACCCTCGATATCACCCGGCCCGACGGCCGCGTCCCGCAAATCGGCGACAACGATTCGGGCCGGTTCCTGAAATTGTACCCGCAGCCTGATCCGGCGGGGGGGAGCGAGGATTTCCTCGATCACCGCCATCTGGTGGCGGCCATCGACGGATTCTTCGGCCGCGCCGATTTCGCCGCCTACGCCGGCCGGGCGGCGAGCGAGACCGCCTTGGTGGGCGGCATTTTGGGCGGGCGACGCTTTCCTTCCTACCGCGGCCATCCGCTTACGGGATCGAATGCTACCGCCCTTTCTCCCCGGGCCTATCCCGATTTCGGGTTGTACGTCCTGCGCCGGGGTCCCGCCTGGCTGTGCTTCCGCTGCGGCCCGATCGGACAGCTAGGCTCGGGAGGTCACGCCCACAACGACCAGCTCTCCTTCGAGTTGGCGGTGGGCGGAAGGGTGTTCCTGGAAGACCGCGGCAGCTACCTGTACACCGCCGATTGGGACGCTCGCAACCGCTTCCGCTCGACCGCCTGGCATAGTACCCTGGCGGTGGCCGGTCGCGAGCAGGATCCGTGGGAGAATACGCGACCGGGATTGTTCATGCTGATTAACCGCAGCCGCGCTGCGCTTCTCTTCCTCGAGCCCGATCGCGTCGCGGGCCGGCACGCGGGGTTCGGTACGCCCCATGAGCGGACCCTTAGCCTCGGTGAAGGCCGGCTCGATGGGACGGACGTCTGCGCTCTGCCCGGCCGTGAAGTCCGTTTCCATTTCCGTCCGGGAGTAAGCCTTACGCTGCGCGCCGACGGGAGCGGAGTGGACGCGGAAAGCGGCGGCGTCCGCATCGCGGTGCGCGCGGACCCGGGACCGTGGTCGCTCGCCGCGTCCGAGACTTCGCCCGCCTACGGCGAGAAAGCCCCGGCGCAGGTCGCCGTGCTCGCGCCCGCCGGGGAATCCCCCGTGAAATGGTATATTGAATGGCTCCCATGA
- the asnB gene encoding asparagine synthase (glutamine-hydrolyzing) — protein sequence MCGIAGTLAFASGSFRVTEGHLTPMRDAMMHRGPDGGANWIAPDGKVGLAHRRLSIIDLSTVANQPMCNEDGSIWVAFNGEIYNHADIRKELMALGGHRWKTDHSDTEVILHAFEQWGIDCLHRFRGMFAFALWDGRSRDLWLVRDRIGIKPLYYSIHHGRLNFASEIKALLKDPGQPRALNEASYFHFLSFLTAPAPETFFEGIRKLPPGTWLRVREDGSIREERYWDVWDHAKPLTGVPVEEIRRRLLDELREAVKLRKVSDVPVGVFLSGGVDSSTNAALFSEGEGGIVKTFTIGYQGDNKSYGNETEFARIMAAKVGAEYHERLLKVEDLIDFLPTMVHLQDEPIADPVCVPLYYVCKLARDNGVIVCQLGEGADELFWGYPYWKRMLGLQRLDDLPVPRVLKRLGVSALGLAGKGRTDYTEWLRRGAEGVPVFWGGADAFTHAGKQSVLSPRLRAKFAGRTSWEALQPILDRFLAKAWDTSHLNWMSYLDLNMRLPELLLMRVDKMSMGVSLEGRVPFLDHKFVEFAMGIPPGLKTAGGELKTLLKSSVRGLVPDELIYRKKRGFGIPMHEWVMQRLGKTMRDELEAFCKRVDLIDFRAVEGYLARSEGYPLWYLYNFALWHRHFIEGV from the coding sequence ATGTGCGGAATCGCCGGCACCCTCGCCTTCGCCTCAGGTAGCTTCCGGGTTACCGAAGGGCACCTCACGCCCATGCGGGACGCCATGATGCATCGCGGGCCCGATGGCGGCGCCAACTGGATCGCCCCCGACGGCAAGGTGGGCCTGGCCCATCGCCGCCTGTCCATCATCGACCTTTCCACCGTGGCCAATCAGCCCATGTGCAACGAGGACGGATCGATCTGGGTGGCCTTCAACGGCGAAATCTACAATCATGCGGACATCCGCAAGGAATTGATGGCCTTGGGCGGGCATCGCTGGAAAACCGACCACAGCGACACCGAAGTCATCCTGCATGCCTTCGAGCAATGGGGCATCGATTGCCTGCATCGCTTCCGCGGCATGTTCGCCTTCGCCCTATGGGACGGGCGTTCCCGGGATTTGTGGCTGGTGCGGGATCGCATCGGCATCAAGCCCCTGTACTACAGCATCCACCACGGGCGCCTCAACTTCGCATCGGAGATCAAGGCCCTGCTGAAGGATCCCGGGCAGCCGCGGGCGCTGAACGAGGCTTCCTACTTCCACTTCCTCTCCTTCCTTACCGCGCCCGCTCCGGAGACCTTCTTCGAGGGGATCCGGAAGTTGCCTCCGGGGACCTGGCTGCGCGTGCGCGAAGACGGTTCGATCCGCGAGGAGCGTTACTGGGACGTGTGGGACCATGCCAAGCCGCTTACGGGCGTTCCGGTGGAGGAAATCCGCCGCCGCCTGCTGGACGAGTTGCGCGAGGCTGTCAAGCTGCGCAAGGTGAGCGACGTGCCCGTGGGCGTGTTCCTGTCGGGCGGGGTTGATTCCAGCACCAACGCCGCGCTCTTCTCCGAGGGGGAGGGCGGCATAGTGAAAACCTTCACCATCGGCTACCAGGGCGACAACAAATCGTACGGCAACGAAACGGAATTCGCCCGCATAATGGCGGCCAAGGTCGGCGCCGAGTACCACGAACGGTTGCTGAAGGTGGAAGACCTGATCGACTTCCTGCCCACCATGGTGCACCTGCAGGACGAGCCGATCGCCGATCCCGTCTGCGTGCCCCTCTATTACGTCTGCAAGTTGGCGCGCGACAATGGCGTCATCGTGTGCCAATTGGGCGAAGGGGCGGATGAGCTCTTCTGGGGTTACCCCTACTGGAAGCGCATGCTGGGACTGCAGCGCCTCGACGATCTTCCCGTGCCGCGCGTCCTGAAACGCTTGGGCGTATCCGCCTTGGGACTGGCGGGCAAGGGCCGGACCGACTATACGGAATGGTTACGCCGCGGCGCCGAAGGCGTGCCGGTTTTCTGGGGAGGCGCCGATGCCTTCACGCACGCCGGGAAGCAAAGCGTGCTTTCGCCGCGCCTGCGCGCCAAGTTCGCCGGCCGGACCTCGTGGGAAGCGCTCCAGCCCATCCTCGATCGTTTCCTGGCGAAAGCTTGGGACACCTCGCACCTGAACTGGATGAGCTACCTCGATCTGAACATGCGCCTTCCGGAGCTGCTGCTCATGCGCGTGGACAAAATGAGCATGGGGGTGAGCCTGGAAGGCCGCGTGCCCTTCCTGGATCACAAGTTCGTGGAATTCGCGATGGGCATCCCGCCGGGCTTGAAGACAGCGGGCGGGGAGCTCAAGACCTTGCTCAAGTCTTCGGTCCGCGGCTTGGTGCCCGACGAGCTCATCTACCGCAAGAAGCGCGGGTTCGGCATCCCCATGCACGAATGGGTCATGCAGCGGCTCGGGAAGACGATGCGCGACGAGTTGGAAGCCTTCTGCAAGCGCGTCGATCTGATCGATTTCCGCGCCGTCGAGGGTTATTTGGCGCGTTCCGAAGGCTATCCGCTTTGGTACCTATACAACTTCGCTTTATGGCACCGACACTTCATCGAAGGCGTTTGA
- a CDS encoding glycosyltransferase family 4 protein yields the protein MIVAKGLSPRDAEDAEIVPFETLRSELRSGRILLRLLRHKEAELYTYSSDYLPKPFSTALLLRALARRRAWFSDPKGRRREVTLPLITRFAAGFLRDAAARPGLLRRIRSEVEAMESETQICFPLNASLRPLYLRTDLSDGIVSGGSVGHICGVLNNLDGFFPKPLFLTSDAIPGVRADLEQILIRPDHRYQDFREIPSLAFNYLLMDRLASEPRITAAAFIYQRYSLNNFTGICLKRRLRVPLVLEFNGSEVWVSRHWGKPLAYESLSDRIEKLNLAAADLVVVVSRPLKDTLVAQGVPPDKIMVNPNGVNQDAYAPGVDGSVVRARHGLEGKLVAGFIGTFGDWHGADVLAEAFGRLLTARPDLRDRLRLLLIGDGSRMPAVREALARHGAGDAAVIAGMVPQKEGPAHLAACDILVSPHVPNPDGTPFFGSPTKLFEYMAMGRGIVASDLDQIGEILSHGRTAWMTRPGDPDSLAAGVAALADDAELRVRLGAAAREEVVARYTWAEHTRKIVDRLKELRG from the coding sequence CTGATCGTCGCCAAAGGGCTTTCGCCTAGGGATGCAGAGGACGCGGAAATCGTCCCGTTCGAGACCTTGCGTTCGGAACTCCGATCCGGCCGGATCCTCCTCCGGCTCCTGCGACATAAAGAAGCCGAGCTTTACACGTACAGTTCGGATTATCTGCCCAAGCCATTTTCTACGGCCTTGCTCCTGCGGGCCCTTGCCCGCCGCCGCGCGTGGTTCTCCGACCCGAAAGGCCGTCGTCGCGAAGTTACCCTTCCGCTGATAACGCGATTCGCGGCGGGGTTCCTGCGGGACGCGGCGGCACGGCCCGGCCTGCTCCGCCGCATCCGCTCGGAAGTGGAGGCGATGGAATCGGAAACCCAGATCTGTTTCCCTCTGAACGCCTCTTTACGGCCACTCTACCTCCGTACCGATCTATCCGACGGGATTGTCTCAGGAGGCTCCGTTGGCCACATCTGCGGCGTACTGAACAACCTGGACGGTTTTTTCCCGAAACCGCTTTTCCTGACCTCCGACGCAATCCCGGGCGTGCGCGCCGATCTGGAGCAGATCCTGATCCGCCCGGATCATCGCTACCAGGATTTCCGGGAGATTCCCTCGCTTGCCTTCAACTACCTCCTGATGGATCGGCTCGCCTCAGAGCCACGCATCACGGCCGCCGCTTTCATCTATCAGCGTTACAGCCTGAACAATTTCACGGGCATCTGTTTGAAGCGGCGATTGCGCGTCCCCCTGGTCCTCGAATTCAACGGCTCGGAAGTGTGGGTCAGCCGCCATTGGGGGAAACCCTTGGCCTACGAATCGCTTTCCGACCGGATCGAAAAGCTGAATCTGGCAGCCGCCGATTTGGTGGTGGTGGTGAGCCGGCCCCTCAAGGATACCCTGGTCGCGCAAGGCGTTCCGCCGGACAAGATCATGGTCAATCCGAACGGCGTAAACCAGGACGCGTATGCGCCCGGGGTGGACGGAAGCGTGGTGCGCGCCCGCCACGGCCTGGAGGGCAAGCTCGTCGCCGGCTTCATCGGCACCTTCGGCGACTGGCATGGCGCCGACGTGCTGGCCGAGGCGTTCGGGCGCCTATTGACGGCGCGGCCCGACTTGCGCGACCGGCTGCGCCTGCTTCTGATCGGCGACGGGTCGCGCATGCCGGCGGTGCGCGAGGCGTTGGCGCGCCACGGCGCCGGCGATGCCGCGGTGATCGCCGGCATGGTACCCCAGAAGGAAGGCCCCGCGCACCTGGCGGCCTGCGATATCCTCGTCTCCCCGCATGTGCCCAATCCCGACGGGACCCCGTTCTTCGGCTCCCCGACCAAGCTCTTCGAATACATGGCCATGGGCCGCGGCATCGTGGCTTCCGATCTCGATCAGATCGGCGAGATCCTCTCGCATGGCCGGACCGCCTGGATGACGCGCCCGGGCGATCCCGATTCCTTGGCCGCGGGCGTGGCGGCCTTGGCCGATGACGCGGAACTGCGCGTTCGCCTGGGAGCGGCCGCGCGCGAAGAGGTGGTGGCGCGCTACACCTGGGCGGAGCATACCCGTAAGATCGTAGACAGGCTCAAGGAGCTGCGCGGATGA